The following proteins are co-located in the Solanum pennellii chromosome 1, SPENNV200 genome:
- the LOC107031847 gene encoding zinc-finger homeodomain protein 4-like — protein MASNNNKHVFVKYLECRHNYAAISNGYVLDGCGEFCPTGAPETLESFICAACHCHRNFHRKVEVEVEDGAESPIISINHPSHGTPLVIMDDPPPSQSKVRTGAQLCETSEKNNINVETKMEMDGREIKVKKSKREYNGCSSSSVRIRLDPYQRKRIQIFANEITGWKWKKSHEQIIPFCDEIGITPNFLKNWINNTRRRTRT, from the exons ATGGCTTCTAACAACAACAAACATGTTTTTGTGAAATACCTTGAGTGTAGGCATAACTATGCAGCTATATCTAATGGTTATGTACTTGATGGTTGTGGTGAATTTTGTCCAACTGGTGCCCCTGAAACTCTTGAATCCTTCATTTGTGCAGCTTGTCATTGCCATCGAAATTTTCACAGAAAAGTTGAGGTGGAGGTAGAGGATGGGGCGGAGAGTCCCATCATTTCTATTAATCATCCTAGCCACG GTACCCCCCTTGTTATCATGGATGATCCACCACCATCACAATCCAAAGTGAGAACTGGAGCACAACTTTGTGAAACGTCTGAAAAGAACAACATTAATGTGGAGACAAAGATGGAGATGGATGGAAGAGAGATAAAAGTGAAGAAGTCGAAAAGAGAGTACAATGGTTGTTCGTCTTCTTCAGTGAGAATAAGGTTGGATCCTTACCAAAGAAAGAGGATTCAAATTTTTGCAAATGAGATCACGGGGTGGAAATGGAAAAAGAGCCATGAACAAATTATCCCATTTTGTGATGAAATAGGCATCACTCccaatttcttgaagaattggATTAACAACACCAGACGCAGAACTAGGACCTAA